The genomic DNA taatttctggtttctgttgactccaacacgGCGCCGTctcaaaaaaaaaatcaaaaaaaaaatacatctgacacagtggttgcattaaggagaggtatatctataattccatgagtataacttgtattatcatctacatttatgaagagcatttctgttgaatcgatgtggctatgcaaaatcactggatgtttttggaactagtgaacgtaacgcgccaatgtaaactccgatttttgttatataaatatgaactttatcaaacaaaacatacatgtattttgtaacatgaagtcctatgagtgtcatctgatgaagatcatcaaaggttagtgattaatttactctctatttgtgctttttgtgactcctggAAAAAATGGCAgagtttttctgtggcttggtggtgacctaacaatcgtttgtggtgctttcgctgtaaagcatttttgaaatcggacactgtggtgggattaagaacaagattacctttaaaacggtataagaaatgtatgtttgaggaattttaaatatgagatttctgttttgaatttggcgccctgcactttcactggctgttgtcatatcatcccgttaacgggattgcagccctaaggcgttatgcctgcccataccataaccccaacaccaccatggggcactctgttcacaatcaGCAAACCACTCGATCCACACAAGGCTGTCTGCCATCTGTCTGGTAGTTAAAAATCAGGATTCATccttgaagagcacacttctccagcttgCCAGTGTCctttgaaggtgagcatttgcccaatgaagttggttacgacaccaaactgcagtcaggtcaagaccctggtgaggaagaCGAGCACACAGATTgccttccctgagacggtttctgagaatttgtgcagaaattctttggttgtgcaaacccacagtttcatcagctgtcccggTAGCTCATCCCAGATGatctcgcaggtgaagaagccagatgtggaggtcctgggctggagtggttacacgtggtctgtggttgcgAGGCCGGTTGgacctactgccaaattctctaaaattacattggatgaggcttatggtaaagaaattaacatttaattctcTGGGAACAGCTCTgctgaacattcctgcagtcaccatgctccctcaaaacttgagacatctgtggcattgtgttgtgtgacaaaacattttAGTGCAATTTTATTGTCCACAGTACAAGGTGCacccgtgtaatgatcatgctgtttaatcaggttcttgatatgccacacctgtcaggtggatggattatatatgcaaaggagaaatgctcactaacagggatgtacacAAATCTGTGCACTAAATTTGAGAGAAACTTTTTGTGGAACatttttgggatcttttatttcagctcatgaaacatgggaccaacacttgttatgtttatatttttgttcaacgTAGTAAGTCTCTTACTTCATCTAAAtggaaaacctgcagacactatgccctccatggaatgaggaACCTGCTTTAGTCTCTTAAGTCAGTGATGTAATATATCAAGGGGACAAATGTCTAAATTGTAATACCCGAAACGGTCAATACCAACACAAAATTGTATTTTGTTGCAGTAGTGACAATCTTTGGGGATTGACACAAACTGTTGCATTGTTAATTACTCAACTTATGTAGCTGCATTGTTGACAATAGCAATGCAACGCTGATCAGAGCATTGAAACAGTTATATTTCTCACCTGGTCTTTGCATGAGAATGTGACCTAGACCTTGATCTGGACTTTGATCGAGATCTAAAAAGAAATTAGGGGAAAAAGCAACACCCATCATTTACTAAATAAgtgaaaaatgtttttgttttacgCAATGTGGGATCTTTAAATAATGCAAGCAAGTCCATTTTTCTACCATTTACCTTGATCTCTTGGGGGTAAGGGCTCTAGATCTTCTAGGAGAACGAGAGCGGCGTGGAGAGAAGGATCTTGATCTAGAATATAAATATCAAAAGCTGTTAGCTAACATACCTTCAGACCCGGTAAACTCTGCACTGCCATTCCTGATCAACTACTCTACCATACTACCGTAACACATATAAATCTGTATATGTATCTGTGGtgaatgtatgcatgcatgtatatGGAGTTGTGTACAGCATAACAGTGTAATGACAATTTACtctacactgagtgcacaaaacattaggaacacctgttctttccatgacagaccagggctctccaacccgtgttcctggagagctaccatcctgtaggttttccctcaaaccctaatctagcacacctgattctaataattagctgatTGATCAGTTGAATTAgtttagttacaactggggttggagcaaaaacctacagaaaggtagctctccaggaacagggttggagaatccttacatagactgaccaggtgaaagctgtgatcccttattgatgtcacttgttaaatccacttcagttagtggagatgaaggggaggagacaggttaaagaaggacttgagacatgggttgtgtatgtgtgccattcatagggtgaatggggagtttttcctagccaccgtgcttctatatctgcattgcttgctatttggggttcTAAGCtaggtttctgtatagcactttgtgacatctgtggATGTAAaatgggctttataaatacatttgattgattgggcaagacaaaagatgtaagtgcctttgaacggggtatggtagtaggtgccaggcgtacTGGTTTGagtgtatcaagaactgcaatgctgctgggttttttacGCTCAagcttcccgtgtgtatcaagaatgatccagcacccaaaggacatccagagaacttgacacaactgtgggaagcattagaatcaacatgggccagcatccctgtggaacacttgacaccttgGGGTCCATGCACTGACGAATTGGGGCTGTTctaagggcaaaagggggtgcgactgaatattaggaaggtgttcctaatgttttatacacagtATAttcagtaagtattcagaccccttccatttttccacattttgtttcattacagccttattctaaaatggattaaacaacacattttcctcatcaatctacatgcaataccccataatgataaagcaaaaacatgtttagaaatgaaaaaatcattaaaaaaaaacatatttacataagtattcagaccctttgctatgagatgcgaaattgagctcaggtgcatcatgttttcattgatcatgcttgagaggtttctacaacttgattggagtccacgtgtggtaaactcaattgattgaacatgatttggaaaatgcacacacctgtctatataaaggtcccacagttgactgtgcatgtcagagcaaaaacaaagccatgagatcaaaggaattgtccgtagagctccgagacaggattgtgtcgaggcacagatctggggaggggtaccaaaacatttctgcagcattgaaggtccaagaacacagtggcctccatcattcttaaatgaaagaggtttggaaccaccaatactcctcctagagctggccgcccggctaaactgagcaatcgggagagaagggccttgatcagggaggtgacgaCCAAGAACCGAAAGgacactctgacaaagctccaaagttcctctttggagatgggagaaccttccatcaCTGCGGCACTCCACCAATGAGGCCTTCATCCCCACGGGGGATGCATGGTGgcgacagcatcatgctgtgcagatgtttttcagtggcagggacacaaatcaggattgaggcaaagatgaacggagagaTCCTTGaaaaaaacctgctccagagcgctcaggatcttaagactggggcgaaggttcatcttccaacaggacaacgaccctaagcccacagccaagacaacgcaggagtggcttcgggacaagtatatgaatgtccttgagtagcccagccagagccctgacgAACTCAATCGAACATATCtggagacatgaaaatagctgtgcagtgatgcctGTAGAGAAAATAGAGACAATGGGAGAAACTgtaggtttgccaagcttgtagcgtaatACAGGCTTGCCTAGCTTGTAGcgtaatacccaagaagactcgaagctgtaatcgctgccaaaggtgcttcaacaaagtatagagtaaagggtatgaatacttatgtaaatgagatattgatgaggggggaaacaatttaatacattttagaataaggctgtaagtaacaaaatgtgtaaaaagtcaaggggtctgaatactttctgaatgtactgtacaaTCATTTTTGTTTCATTATACGTGTTACGAAAAAAAGAGGTCCAAGAATAGACCCCTGAGGAACTCCATCGATGATTGATGTGACCCTCTTCCGAGGAAGTTGGACAACAGAGCCTTTGGAACGAGAAAAATGTGCATAAGAATGCTCACCTCCTGCCACGGCCCCGGCTGCGAGAGCGAGAGTACCTCCTCCCACCGGACCTGGAGTGAGACCGGGACCTAAACCACATCCAaacgagggggagggagggaaagattgACAGTTCAGAGCAGGCCCCACGAAGCCCCACATTACACTGCCTCAGTTTGTCTTTAATTCTGACCTGGCCTCTGACAACAACAATTACCCTAAGCCCACTGATGCTCTGACTCTGGCTCAAATCAACACACAAAAAAGGGGGATTACATTAGATTTAGCATTACACGTGCAATGGAACTGGTAGTAGGAGTCACTAcatagactagaggtcgaccgattaatcggcatggccgattaattagggccgatttcaattTTTCATACCAATCGTTAATCTgcctttttggacgccgattatggccaattacattgcaatccacgaggagactgcgtggcaggctgaccacctgttacgcgagtgcagcataaaaaggaccttgtggctgcaaagagccaaggtaagttgctagctagcaataAACTTCTTATAAAAGAAAAAGaaaatcaatcttcacataatcactagttaacctagtaatatcatccaccatgtgtagttaactagcttgttttgcattgcatataatcaatgcggtgcctgttaatttatcatcgaatcacagcctacttcaacttcgccaaatgggtgatgatttaacaaaagcgcattcgcGGAAAAAGCACTTACTTTGCACAAATTTACCTagccataaacatcaatgcctttcttaaaatcaatacacaagtatatatttttgtaaCCTGCATTtgtagttaaaagaaattcatgttagcaggcaatattaactagggaaattgtgtcacttctcttgcgttcagtgcaaacAGAGGGTAATATGCAaaagtttgggccgcctggctcgttgcgaactgtgtaaagaacgtaattaatttgccagacttttacataattatgacataacattgaaggttgtgcaatataacagcaatatttagacttagggttgccacccattcgataaaatacggaacggttgcgtatttcactgaaataataaacgttttgttttcgaatttaaagtttccggatttgaccatattaatgaccaaaggctcgtatttctgtgtgtttactatattataattaagtatatgatttgGTATTTGACGGAGCAGTCTGACTTAGCAGTGGttggcagcagcaggctcgtaagcattcattcaaacagctctTCACAGCATTTGCCAgtagctcttagcaatgcttgaggcacagcgctgtttatgacttcaagcctatcaactcccgagattaggctggcaatactagtgccaataagaacatccaatagtcaaaggtatatgaaatacaaatggtatagagaaatagtcatataattcctataataactacaaccaaaaACTTCTTAACTGAGAATAtcgaagactcatgttaaaagaaaACACCAGCTTTCTTATGTTCTAACTtcaacgttagcttttttacatggcacatattgcacttttactttcttctccaacattgTGTTTGCAttttttaaaccaaatttaatatgtttcattatttatttgagacaattgattttatttatgtattataataagttaaaataaaagtgttcgttgttcattcagtattgttgtaattgtcattattacatatatacagttcaagtcagaagtttacatacacttaggttggagtcattaaaactttcgtttttcaaccactccacaatttcttgttaacaaactatagttttggcaagttggttaggacatctactttgtgcatgacaagtaattttgccaacaattgtttacaggcagattattccagtgggtcagaagtttacatacagtaagttgactgtgcctttaaacagcttggaaaattccagaaaatgatctcatggctttagatgcttctgataggctaattgacataatttgagtcaattgaaggtgtacctgtggatgtatttcaaggcctaccttcaaactcagtgccttgttgcttgacatgggaaaatcaaaaggaatcagccaagacctcagaagaaaaatgtagacctccacaagtatggttcatccttgggagcaatttccaaacgcctgatggtaccacattcatctgtacaaacaatagtatgcaagtataaacaccatgggaccatgcagccatcatacaggtcaggaaggagacacactctacttcctagagattaacgtatttcggtgcgaaatgtgcaaatcaatcccagaacaacagcaaaggaccgtgagaagatactggaggaaacaggtacaaaagtatctatatccacagtgaaacgagttccatatcgacataacctgaaaggccgctcagcaaggaagaagccactgctccaaaaaccgccataaaaaagccagactacggtttgcgactgcacatggggacaaagatcgtacttttgggagaaatggcctctggtctgatgaagcaaaaatagaactgtttggccataatgaacatcgttatgtttggaggtaaaactgggaggcttgcaagccgaagaacatcatcccaaccgtgaagcacgggggaggcagcatcatgttgtagggtgctttgctgcaggaagaactggtgcacttcacaaaatagagggcatcatgaggaattgaaaattatgtggatatattgaagcaacatcttaagacatcagttaaagcttggtcgcaaatgggtcttccaaatggacaatgaccccaagcatacttccaaagttgtggaaaaatggcttaaggacaacaaagtcaagttattggagcggccatcacaaagccctgacctcaatcccatagaatatttgtgggcagaactgaaaaaccgtgtgcgaacaaggagaccttacaaacctgactcagttacaccagctctgtcaggaggaatgggccaaaattcacccaacttattgtcggaaacttgtggaaggctacatgaaacgtttgacctaagttaagcaatttaaaggcaatgctaccaaatactaattgagtgtatgtaaacgtctgacccactgggaatgtgatgaaagaaataaaggctgaaataaatcattctctctactattattctgacatttcacattcttaaaacaaagtggtgatcctaactgacctaagacagggaattcttactaggattaaaagtcaagaattgtgaaaaactgagtttaaatttatttggctaaggtgtatgtaaacatcagACTTCAAcggtatcggtatcggctttttgggtcctccaataatcggtgtcggcgttgaaaaatcataatcggtcgacctctaatatagaCATAGCTGTTCATGGAGCTAACGTATCCTGCTTAAAGCAGGCCTTTCAGTTCTCTAGTAAAGAGTGGAAGAGAAGAATGTTATTGTCAAGTCATACATTGGAGATAAAAACACAATTGGTACTTGAAATAAACCTTGCGAGTTTGCCCGGTTGACCCACTTTGGACCAAGGTTCGAGCAGATCTAGGCGTTCTAGAAGTATCTATCAGCCGACCTCTGCATCTAGTCGTGTTCTTCGATTTCTAACGATGATGATTGTATTGACAGCCAAATCGCTTGATTGAGACTTGATAGATGCAAGGCGATTTGTCTAGACGGGACCATGGTCTACCAGGTTGTCCTCTTTACAAAACCCCAGGCTCAAATTGATAACCAAATCATCTGGTGAATTGTCAGCCCTCTATGAAATCTTTAAGGTGCAGCTAGAAGTGGCAGTTGCTTGAGAAGGGGAGGTCTGGTTGATCGATCAACCCCATGGTCATAGGATCGAAAGTGTGGAATTTGCTAGATGCCTCATGAAATCGTTAAGGATCGTGACACTCTGAATCAAACGACGAAACCTGAAATGTTTTGACCAGGTGAGTTGTTAACAAAAAAAACCCACATAACAGTTCAGAAGTATTTCCATATTTTAAAAGGGATTAAATGACAGATGGAAAGACAAAAGTTGCAACAACAACAGGTTGTATGATAGTATAATAATcatctttcatttttttttatctaCATAAGACACTGAAAAATCAAGACAATGGAAAATAAGCGACAACTATCAAAATAAGAAAAGACCAAAACAAGCTAAATCTGATGTATTGGTTAAAGAGGCTTTACCTGGTCCTCCTTCGTCGACCGTAGCGGTGGCAGTCGTAGGCATAGTGCCCCCGCTCACCACACTCATAGCACTTGTCGTTGGAGTCAAAGGGCCGGTTGGTGGGCGCACGCTCGTACCGAGATCGCCGCGGCATCCCTGTAGATAATTCGACTCGAACTCGAGATCCAGAAATCAACCTGAAAAACAGTCAGTTTGACAGTCAGCAAATTGCACAATGGCATAGTTCACTTTAAAAAGAGGACTTAAGGAAACCCATCTAAAGTGTAACAAGCATTTAGGAACATACCTTAAGTGTATGATCTGGATAGTAGCAAATGAGTAACAAGATAATACCAGCTACCTGCTTACCATCTACTGATAGATGTCCCTAAACCAATAAAATCCTTCAATATTTGCAAAGAGCAAATTACATTATTGATTGGCAAACGTCAACAACACAGGTGCCCTTTGAGCCCTTTCAGCTTGTAGGTCCTGGAAAGTAGGCTAAACTTGGGGGAAAAGTCTGAAGTCTTGAGGTATCACTTACTTGCCGTCAAGGCCTCGGACCGCATCTTCTGCATCCCGGGTGTCTTCAAACTCCACAAAGGCAAAGCCCGGGGGGTTCCTAGCAATCCACACGGTTCTTAAAGGTCCGTAATACCCGaacgcccgctctagctctcctTTCCCTGCACCAGTGCCCAGGTTACCGACATAAATCTTAGAGTCTGCAAAGGAAAAACAGAAAGATGTGCCACCACTGCTGCAACTCACTGACATCTGTTCTGAGAGGCCTTTGATTTCCCACTCCCCTAAGCTCAGTATCAAAAGGGTAATGTAAAAATCACATTGAAATGCAGCCCTCTCAAGGCATCCCATTTGTATTGAGGTCAGTGAATAATTAGCATAGGGTTGGCCTTAGGCAGTTCCTCATGCTATGGTCTAAATAAAATTATAAATTACTAGTGTCAGGCATATGAATATAATATTGTGTACTTTTCCACATGACAATGAGCTGTATGTAGTGATTTACTGCAATTACGTATCACCTAAATCACACTAGAGCAAATATTTGAAGTCTGAAAATGTGATAAATTAGGCAAAGGATCAACCTTATCTCCCTCCATACCTTGCTACTAGATTGTGTAACATTTAGTAATTTATCCATTTCTACctgtctgattcagaggggttgggttaaatgcggaagacacatttcagctgAATactttcagttgtacaactgactcggtatccccctttccctttctttaTGATAAGACAAAATGTTTATGGGGTTATGATTAGGCCTAGGCCCATGTTAGTTGCCAAGTGAACGTGTAATTTGCTCTTTGAATTTAGATGTAATCCATCCCCTAACATATGTCATACATAACCATTGAATTCTTTATGACACCGACTAACGTTACAGAGGAATGGTGTATTCATCAAGCGTAGCTATGTTTGGCTCTGTGGTGAACGAGTCAACACATCAACTAAGACAGAAGGTGGAACAGCCAGTGAGGTGAggattttgtttatttttgttacTTAGCCTAATTAAACTGCAAATAAGGTCCAATTTTGCAGACCCATTTTTGACTCATGAGCTGCCCTCTACAAAAGTAGTAAGAGTTTAGCATCTTAATCCATAGACTCTTTAGCTATACTAACGttatc from Oncorhynchus keta strain PuntledgeMale-10-30-2019 chromosome 10, Oket_V2, whole genome shotgun sequence includes the following:
- the LOC118389098 gene encoding serine/arginine-rich splicing factor 7-like isoform X3, yielding MSRHGRNGGDSKIYVGNLGTGAGKGELERAFGYYGPLRTVWIARNPPGFAFVEFEDTRDAEDAVRGLDGKLISGSRVRVELSTGMPRRSRYERAPTNRPFDSNDKCYECGERGHYAYDCHRYGRRRRTRSRSHSRSGGRRYSRSRSRGRGRRSRSFSPRRSRSPRRSRALTPKRSRSRSKSRSRSRSHSHAKTRSGSVGRSKSGSPTRSHSTSRSPRRSDSSERDD
- the LOC118389098 gene encoding serine/arginine-rich splicing factor 7-like isoform X4 encodes the protein MSRHGRNGGDSKIYVGNLGTGAGKGELERAFGYYGPLRTVWIARNPPGFAFVEFEDTRDAEDAVRGLDGKLISGSRVRVELSTGMPRRSRYERAPTNRPFDSNDKCYECGERGHYAYDCHRYGRRRRTRSRSHSRSGGRRYSRSRSRGRGRRSRSFSPRRSRSPRRSRALTPKRSRSRSKSRSRSRSHSHAKTSHSTSRSPRRSDSSERDD
- the LOC118389098 gene encoding serine/arginine-rich splicing factor 7-like isoform X2, with the protein product MSRHGRNGGDSKIYVGNLGTGAGKGELERAFGYYGPLRTVWIARNPPGFAFVEFEDTRDAEDAVRGLDGKLISGSRVRVELSTGMPRRSRYERAPTNRPFDSNDKCYECGERGHYAYDCHRYGRRRRTRSRSHSRSGGRRYSRSRSRGRGRRSRSFSPRRSRSPRRSRALTPKRSRSRSKSRSRSRSHSHAKTRSGSVGRSKSGSPTRSCSKSKASPQKLSHSTSRSPRRSDSSERDD
- the LOC118389098 gene encoding serine/arginine-rich splicing factor 7-like isoform X1 — its product is MSRHGRNGGDSKIYVGNLGTGAGKGELERAFGYYGPLRTVWIARNPPGFAFVEFEDTRDAEDAVRGLDGKLISGSRVRVELSTGMPRRSRYERAPTNRPFDSNDKCYECGERGHYAYDCHRYGRRRRTRSRSHSRSGGRRYSRSRSRGRGRRSRSFSPRRSRSPRRSRALTPKRSRSRSKSRSRSRSHSHAKTRSGSVGRSKSGSPTRRYAEVLSLSPIFFQPFSSLNDLWNSLTMHDKQQNETMQMSMQSLCMVTVNGVDA